Proteins from a genomic interval of Rhodococcoides fascians A25f:
- a CDS encoding ABC transporter permease, with protein sequence MNKEDTNAAHHAADEGQPGNVITGEAVDLVGQASLWGNAWKFLRKSPFFIIGSFLLAVLLVMAVFPQLFARGIDPRVCSLSNSRQTPSAEHWFGTDIQGCDYYANVIYGARISLSIGVLSVIGVLIIGVLIGALAGYFGGFIDSILARFTDVFFGIPLLLGALILLTVTAQRTIFTVSLALIVFGWMTAMRLVRSSVIAIKNSEYVQAAQALGASTYRILVRHILPNALAPVIIYATISVGTFIAAEATLTFLGIGLQAPEISWGLQINLGQNVFLTAPYLVLFPAAFLSVTVLAFIMLGDALRDALDPKRN encoded by the coding sequence ATGAATAAGGAAGATACGAACGCAGCTCACCACGCCGCGGACGAGGGCCAGCCGGGCAACGTCATCACCGGCGAGGCCGTGGATCTGGTCGGCCAGGCCAGCCTGTGGGGCAACGCGTGGAAGTTCTTGCGCAAGAGCCCCTTCTTCATCATCGGGTCGTTCCTGCTCGCTGTGCTCCTGGTGATGGCGGTGTTCCCGCAACTGTTCGCGCGGGGCATCGACCCACGGGTGTGCTCGCTGTCCAACTCGCGCCAGACCCCCAGCGCCGAACACTGGTTCGGCACCGACATTCAGGGGTGCGACTACTACGCCAACGTCATCTACGGTGCGCGGATCTCGCTGTCGATCGGCGTGCTGTCGGTCATCGGAGTGCTCATCATCGGTGTGCTGATCGGTGCTCTCGCAGGCTATTTCGGCGGTTTCATCGACAGCATCCTGGCTCGGTTCACCGATGTGTTCTTCGGAATCCCGCTGCTGCTCGGTGCTCTCATTCTGTTGACGGTGACCGCACAGCGCACGATCTTCACCGTCTCGCTCGCGCTGATCGTGTTCGGCTGGATGACGGCGATGCGACTGGTCCGATCGAGTGTCATCGCGATCAAGAACAGCGAGTACGTCCAGGCTGCTCAGGCATTGGGCGCATCCACGTACCGGATTCTGGTGCGGCACATTCTGCCCAATGCCCTTGCGCCGGTGATCATCTACGCCACCATCTCGGTGGGTACGTTCATTGCGGCCGAGGCGACACTGACGTTCCTCGGAATCGGACTGCAGGCTCCCGAGATCTCGTGGGGCCTACAGATCAACCTCGGTCAGAACGTGTTCCTGACGGCACCGTACCTGGTGCTGTTCCCGGCCGCGTTCCTCTCCGTCACGGTGCTCGCGTTCATCATGCTCGGCGACGCACTCCGTGACGCACTCGATCCGAAACGGAACTGA
- a CDS encoding ABC transporter ATP-binding protein, with amino-acid sequence MSIQKDTVLTVTDLTVEFEVEKVWRKAADSVSFTVAAGEVLAIVGESGSGKSTTAMAIPGLLADNSRVSGSIVLGDKELVGLPEKQLAPIRGKNVAVIFQEPMTALNPVYSIGWQITEAIRAHTSLSKKEAKARAVELLKLVEMPDPETRVDYYPHQLSGGQRQRAMIAQALSSDPSLLIADEPTTALDVTVQAEILDLMRDLRNRIDASIVLITHDMGVVADMADRIAVMKDGVIVETDAARTIFKDASHPYTQQLLASVPHLGSSTESVAAGTIAEPSAVEDTRALSIVDGVIDYPGRTVFRAVDGVSLDIEMGEVVGLVGESGSGKSTIGKAVVGLNKLTGGSLSIAGVDITNMSNRELRAVRSKVGIVFQDPGSSLNPRWPIGQSIAEPMLLHTELGASERNKKVEELLDQVHLSRTMRNRYPHQLSGGQRQRVGIARALALEPTLLVADEPTSALDVSVQAKVLELFKELQREYGFACLFISHDLAVVEVLAKRIAVLNKGKLAEFGTTDQILRRPTNEYTKRLLAAVPVPDPAEQAKRRQARAELLAAGAK; translated from the coding sequence ATGAGTATCCAGAAGGACACGGTCCTGACCGTCACCGATCTGACGGTCGAGTTCGAGGTCGAGAAAGTGTGGCGCAAGGCCGCCGATTCCGTCTCGTTCACCGTCGCGGCCGGTGAAGTACTGGCCATCGTCGGTGAGTCCGGATCCGGTAAGTCGACCACTGCCATGGCCATTCCCGGTCTGCTGGCAGACAATTCACGTGTCTCGGGCAGCATCGTGCTCGGCGACAAAGAATTGGTCGGGCTGCCGGAGAAGCAGCTGGCACCGATCCGCGGCAAGAACGTGGCGGTCATCTTCCAGGAGCCGATGACGGCGCTCAACCCGGTGTACTCGATCGGCTGGCAGATCACCGAGGCCATCCGCGCGCACACGTCGCTGTCGAAGAAGGAAGCGAAGGCGCGGGCCGTCGAGCTGCTGAAGCTCGTCGAGATGCCTGATCCGGAGACTCGGGTGGACTACTACCCGCACCAGCTCTCCGGTGGGCAGCGTCAGCGCGCCATGATCGCCCAGGCGCTGTCCTCGGATCCGTCGCTGCTGATCGCGGACGAGCCGACCACCGCATTGGACGTCACGGTGCAGGCCGAGATCCTCGACCTGATGCGCGACCTGCGGAACCGAATCGACGCGTCGATCGTCCTGATCACCCACGACATGGGTGTGGTGGCCGACATGGCCGACCGCATCGCGGTGATGAAGGACGGCGTCATCGTCGAAACCGATGCTGCACGAACAATTTTCAAGGATGCGTCGCATCCGTACACGCAGCAGTTGCTCGCCTCGGTTCCGCACCTCGGCAGCAGCACCGAGTCGGTGGCCGCGGGGACCATCGCCGAGCCGAGCGCCGTCGAGGACACCCGCGCACTGAGCATCGTCGACGGCGTCATCGACTACCCGGGCCGCACGGTCTTCCGGGCTGTCGACGGGGTCAGCCTCGATATCGAGATGGGTGAGGTCGTCGGTCTCGTCGGCGAGTCCGGCTCGGGTAAGTCCACGATCGGCAAGGCCGTGGTTGGGCTGAACAAGCTCACCGGCGGCTCGTTGTCCATTGCCGGCGTCGACATCACCAACATGTCGAATCGTGAACTGCGCGCGGTGCGCAGCAAGGTCGGCATCGTGTTCCAGGATCCGGGTTCGTCGCTGAACCCGCGCTGGCCCATCGGCCAGTCGATTGCCGAGCCGATGCTGCTGCACACCGAACTCGGTGCGTCCGAGCGGAACAAGAAGGTCGAGGAACTCCTCGACCAGGTGCATCTGTCGCGGACGATGCGCAACCGCTATCCCCACCAGCTGTCCGGTGGGCAGCGCCAACGAGTCGGTATCGCGCGGGCGCTCGCCCTGGAGCCGACGCTGCTGGTGGCCGACGAACCGACATCTGCGTTGGATGTGTCGGTACAGGCGAAGGTGCTCGAGCTGTTCAAGGAACTGCAGCGTGAGTACGGTTTCGCCTGCTTGTTCATCAGTCACGACCTCGCTGTGGTGGAGGTGCTGGCCAAGCGCATCGCGGTGTTGAACAAGGGCAAGTTGGCCGAATTCGGTACGACGGACCAGATCCTGCGTCGTCCGACCAACGAGTACACCAAGCGGTTGCTCGCGGCCGTCCCGGTGCCGGACCCGGCCGAACAGGCCAAGCGTCGCCAGGCCCGGGCCGAGCTGTTGGCGGCAGGGGCAAAGTAG
- a CDS encoding HAD family hydrolase, translated as MVTNVTQSASNDDAPAGRRPARVAAFFDLDKTIIAKSSTLAFSRPFFDQGLINRRAVLKSSYAQFLFLLSGADHDQMERMRAHIASMTAGWDVEQVRAVVAETLHNIVDPLVFAEAADLIADHKLRGHDVVIVSASGDEIVHPIAELLGADHSMATTMVTVDGKYIGEVDFYCYGEGKVDAMNSLAAQHDYDLASSYAYSDSITDVPMLRAVGHPTAVNPDRALRKEAASNGWPILTFSNPVSLRSRIQTPSGKTVAVSAAASFSALAAGVITYGLLRRKR; from the coding sequence ATGGTGACAAACGTGACCCAGAGCGCGAGCAACGACGACGCCCCCGCCGGCCGACGCCCAGCGCGCGTCGCGGCATTCTTCGACCTCGACAAAACGATCATCGCGAAGTCCAGCACGCTGGCATTCAGCAGGCCGTTCTTCGACCAAGGTCTGATCAACCGGCGGGCAGTACTCAAAAGCAGCTACGCGCAGTTTCTGTTCCTGCTCTCCGGGGCCGATCACGACCAGATGGAACGCATGCGCGCCCACATCGCGAGCATGACGGCCGGGTGGGACGTCGAACAGGTACGGGCAGTAGTTGCAGAAACCCTGCACAACATCGTCGATCCCCTCGTGTTCGCCGAGGCGGCCGACCTCATCGCCGACCACAAGCTCAGAGGGCACGACGTCGTGATCGTATCGGCGTCCGGCGACGAAATCGTGCATCCCATCGCAGAACTGCTGGGAGCCGACCACAGCATGGCGACCACGATGGTGACCGTGGATGGCAAGTACATCGGCGAGGTCGACTTCTACTGCTACGGCGAGGGAAAGGTCGACGCCATGAACTCCCTGGCAGCGCAACATGATTACGACCTGGCCTCGAGCTACGCGTATTCGGATTCGATCACCGATGTACCGATGCTCCGCGCTGTCGGGCACCCGACCGCCGTCAACCCCGACCGGGCACTGCGCAAGGAAGCCGCCTCCAACGGATGGCCGATTCTCACGTTCTCCAACCCGGTCTCGCTGCGATCGCGTATCCAGACCCCGTCCGGAAAGACCGTAGCGGTCAGTGCCGCAGCAAGTTTCAGCGCTCTTGCCGCAGGTGTGATCACCTACGGGCTGCTTCGTAGAAAACGATGA
- the ssd gene encoding septum site-determining protein Ssd yields the protein MKTDRLQHSAHSSVAMSIELRGLREDVYRIAAAADCVVEEQNLLVGIDSTRSIWDHAGTILVDFASAETALSIGYSRRAGVVLVTAATPTLDDWRTATALGAEQVISLPSDEDALVRLLGEPASAPTGDGGVIAVVGARGGAGSSTLAAALGLSSSSAGRRALLVEGDRYGSGLDLLLGWENTPGLRWSGLVVEGGRVSADALHGALPSRDGLSVLALGRSESRSLGLTAVAVTAVLDAGRAAGDLVVCDVPRHPGDISDALYAAADLVVLVLPAELRAVTSAEAIAAHVADRNANVGIVVRGPAPGGLRADDIAVALDLPLLTSMRAEPGLAERLERGGLVLGRRSPLAAAASGVLETFAQKPGARRWAA from the coding sequence ATGAAAACGGACCGGCTACAGCACAGCGCACACTCGTCCGTCGCGATGTCGATCGAACTTCGCGGTCTGCGCGAGGACGTGTATCGAATTGCGGCGGCCGCGGATTGTGTTGTGGAAGAGCAGAACTTACTGGTCGGTATCGATTCGACACGGTCGATCTGGGATCACGCCGGAACTATTTTGGTCGATTTCGCGTCCGCCGAGACCGCTCTGTCGATCGGATATTCGCGACGAGCGGGTGTCGTTCTCGTGACTGCTGCAACGCCGACACTCGACGATTGGCGAACCGCCACCGCGCTCGGTGCCGAACAAGTGATCTCGCTGCCCTCGGACGAGGATGCGTTGGTGCGCCTGCTGGGCGAACCGGCGTCGGCACCGACAGGAGACGGTGGCGTCATCGCCGTGGTCGGCGCGCGGGGTGGAGCAGGATCGTCGACGCTCGCCGCTGCGCTCGGTCTGAGTAGTAGCAGCGCGGGTCGGCGCGCATTGCTCGTGGAGGGCGACCGGTACGGCAGTGGACTCGATCTGTTGCTCGGCTGGGAGAACACGCCCGGTCTGCGGTGGTCTGGGTTGGTCGTCGAAGGTGGTCGAGTATCCGCCGACGCCTTGCACGGTGCACTGCCCTCGCGCGACGGGCTGTCCGTGTTGGCCCTCGGCAGATCCGAGAGCCGGAGTCTCGGGCTGACTGCCGTCGCTGTGACGGCTGTGCTCGACGCAGGACGCGCAGCGGGCGATCTGGTGGTGTGTGATGTCCCGCGTCATCCCGGCGACATCTCCGACGCTCTGTACGCCGCCGCGGACCTCGTCGTGCTGGTGCTGCCGGCGGAGCTACGCGCCGTCACCTCCGCGGAAGCGATCGCAGCGCACGTGGCAGATCGAAATGCCAACGTCGGTATCGTCGTTCGAGGACCTGCGCCGGGCGGGCTGCGGGCCGACGATATTGCCGTCGCCCTCGATCTACCGCTGTTGACGTCGATGCGCGCCGAGCCGGGATTGGCCGAGCGACTCGAGCGGGGCGGCCTCGTTCTCGGTCGACGTTCGCCCTTGGCGGCAGCGGCGAGCGGCGTGCTGGAGACCTTCGCGCAGAAGCCCGGCGCACGGCGGTGGGCGGCGTGA
- a CDS encoding TadA family conjugal transfer-associated ATPase translates to MGGVSAVVTADLLDRVRDRLAVSAAAPVPATVAAAIRAEAGGVIGDTDMLAALRVLQTELTGAGPLEPLLSEPGVTDVLVTAPDQVWIDRGRGLERTAIRFADEAAVRRLAQRLALSAGRRLDDAQPWVDGRLPGVGRDVFGVRLHAVLAPVASGGTCVSLRVLRPATQGLAALRASGAVTDACYELLRRIVFGRLAFLVVGGTGAGKTTLLAALLGEVDPAERIVCVEDAAELAPAHPHVVRLVARAPNVEGVGEVSVRQLVRQALRMRPDRLVVGEVRGPEVIDLMTALNTGHDGGAGTIHANSPAEVPARLEALAALGGMGRDALHSQLAAAVQVVLHVHRSADGTRRLREIGVVDVDPTGRVHIVPAWSVDGDALPGESRLVELLDRRCGDVR, encoded by the coding sequence GTGGGCGGCGTGAGCGCCGTCGTCACTGCGGATCTGTTGGACCGCGTCCGTGATCGCCTTGCTGTATCTGCCGCCGCTCCCGTTCCGGCGACCGTGGCCGCGGCCATCCGAGCCGAGGCAGGGGGCGTCATCGGTGACACGGATATGCTTGCGGCGCTGCGTGTTCTGCAGACCGAGCTGACCGGAGCGGGCCCGCTCGAGCCGCTGCTGTCCGAGCCGGGAGTGACCGACGTGCTGGTCACCGCGCCGGATCAGGTATGGATCGATCGTGGGCGTGGACTCGAACGCACCGCGATTCGCTTCGCCGACGAAGCGGCCGTGCGTCGGCTGGCGCAGCGGCTCGCACTGTCGGCCGGTCGGCGATTGGACGACGCGCAACCCTGGGTCGACGGTCGGCTGCCCGGAGTGGGGCGGGACGTGTTCGGCGTCCGGCTGCACGCTGTGCTGGCACCGGTGGCGAGCGGGGGAACGTGTGTGTCGCTTCGGGTTCTGCGACCCGCGACGCAGGGACTCGCAGCGCTGCGTGCATCGGGCGCCGTGACCGACGCCTGCTACGAGCTGCTGCGTCGAATCGTGTTCGGACGCTTGGCCTTCTTGGTCGTCGGTGGTACCGGCGCTGGAAAGACCACACTCCTTGCCGCGCTGTTGGGTGAGGTGGATCCGGCCGAACGGATCGTCTGCGTGGAGGACGCGGCCGAGTTGGCACCGGCACATCCGCACGTGGTGCGTCTTGTAGCCCGCGCGCCCAATGTCGAAGGGGTGGGGGAGGTATCGGTGCGGCAGCTGGTTCGTCAAGCACTGCGGATGCGCCCCGATCGGCTCGTTGTCGGTGAGGTACGCGGCCCCGAGGTGATCGACCTGATGACGGCACTCAACACCGGGCACGACGGCGGAGCCGGAACGATCCATGCGAACTCCCCCGCCGAAGTGCCGGCGCGTCTCGAAGCCCTTGCGGCGCTGGGTGGAATGGGACGTGATGCGCTGCACAGTCAGCTTGCCGCGGCCGTTCAGGTGGTGCTACACGTTCATCGCAGCGCGGACGGTACGCGACGGTTGCGGGAGATCGGGGTGGTCGACGTCGATCCGACCGGACGGGTACACATCGTGCCGGCCTGGTCTGTGGACGGCGACGCACTGCCGGGTGAGAGTCGACTGGTCGAACTGTTGGACCGCCGCTGCGGGGATGTCCGATGA
- a CDS encoding type II secretion system F family protein has translation MTAVLVLVAVAVLLWPNGSRGLVIEKRRASTVPQWLVPSCAALVAAVAVWWLGGVWAVAAAAVAGGTGWTRFRRRLERDRRAIELHWLATGVEVIVGELRVGSHPATASAVAADECGGIASAALRGAASRSRLGGRAADGIAASDSLLDAELGRLAAAWHVADEHGLALAELLDAVRDDMLGRRRFRERTDASLAGARATALVLAGLPILGVALGQLMGANPLQILLGGGVGGVLLCIGTALGCAGLLWTDAITGKVTT, from the coding sequence ATGACGGCTGTACTGGTTCTCGTCGCTGTCGCAGTTCTGTTGTGGCCGAACGGTTCCAGGGGACTGGTTATAGAGAAGCGCAGGGCATCGACGGTGCCGCAATGGCTGGTGCCGAGCTGCGCTGCACTGGTTGCGGCTGTCGCGGTGTGGTGGCTCGGCGGCGTCTGGGCCGTGGCCGCAGCGGCGGTGGCGGGAGGTACCGGGTGGACTCGCTTCAGACGTCGGCTGGAGCGCGATCGACGAGCGATCGAATTACACTGGTTGGCAACCGGAGTCGAGGTCATCGTCGGCGAGCTTCGCGTGGGATCTCACCCCGCCACGGCCAGCGCGGTGGCGGCCGACGAATGCGGCGGAATTGCCTCGGCTGCGCTGCGCGGTGCGGCATCGCGGTCCAGGCTCGGCGGCAGGGCGGCCGACGGTATTGCCGCGTCCGATTCGCTGCTGGACGCCGAGCTCGGACGGCTGGCCGCAGCCTGGCACGTGGCCGACGAGCATGGGCTCGCGCTCGCCGAACTGCTCGACGCTGTTCGCGACGACATGCTGGGGCGCAGACGGTTCCGCGAACGAACCGACGCATCGCTGGCCGGTGCGCGGGCTACTGCATTGGTGCTGGCTGGTCTGCCGATCCTCGGTGTTGCGCTCGGCCAGTTGATGGGTGCGAATCCATTGCAGATTCTGCTCGGCGGTGGGGTGGGCGGCGTTCTGCTGTGTATCGGAACGGCACTCGGCTGCGCGGGCCTGCTGTGGACCGACGCGATCACCGGCAAGGTGACCACATGA
- a CDS encoding type II secretion system F family protein, with protein MMWAAVLCLATALVALPSVGGGLRRQAADGRAETDVVDVSRPDPLAVATTFDLLAACLRSGLPIATAATAAAQSAPASFGIALRKAADLLELGADAETAWDAVAHDPETEALARMARRSARAGSSMASAMTELAATQRTRAEDASAAVAERAGVLISGPLGLCFLPAFICLGIIPVVIGLAGNVLGGGLL; from the coding sequence ATGATGTGGGCTGCAGTCCTCTGCCTGGCAACGGCGTTGGTCGCTCTGCCTTCGGTCGGCGGCGGGCTGCGCAGACAGGCAGCCGATGGCCGCGCCGAGACCGACGTCGTCGATGTTTCGAGACCCGATCCACTCGCGGTGGCAACGACATTCGACCTGCTCGCCGCGTGTTTGCGATCGGGGCTTCCGATCGCAACGGCCGCTACAGCCGCAGCGCAGTCCGCTCCCGCCTCGTTCGGGATCGCGTTACGCAAAGCTGCCGATCTGCTCGAACTCGGAGCCGATGCCGAGACCGCATGGGACGCCGTCGCGCACGATCCGGAAACCGAGGCGTTGGCGCGAATGGCACGCCGATCTGCGCGGGCCGGCTCGTCCATGGCGTCGGCGATGACGGAACTGGCTGCGACGCAACGAACTCGCGCCGAGGACGCGTCGGCTGCTGTGGCCGAACGCGCGGGCGTGCTGATCAGCGGGCCGCTGGGTTTGTGCTTTCTGCCTGCCTTCATCTGTCTCGGCATCATCCCCGTGGTGATCGGCCTGGCGGGCAACGTACTGGGCGGCGGTCTGCTGTGA
- a CDS encoding DUF4244 domain-containing protein, giving the protein MIENALQELKTRIVLFGVEDDGMSTAEYAIGTIAAAAFGAVLYTVVTGDSIVSALTGIIDRALNTAV; this is encoded by the coding sequence ATGATCGAGAACGCACTGCAGGAGTTGAAGACTCGAATCGTGTTGTTCGGTGTGGAGGACGATGGCATGTCCACGGCGGAGTATGCGATCGGCACCATCGCCGCCGCGGCGTTCGGGGCGGTGCTGTACACGGTGGTGACGGGGGACAGCATCGTGTCGGCGTTGACGGGGATCATCGATCGAGCGTTGAACACTGCCGTCTGA
- a CDS encoding TadE family type IV pilus minor pilin — protein MTVEAAFAIASIVAVIVVCIGAIVSVTMHIGCVDAAREAARLAARGDGARAVSVGERVAPEGALVTVREDGEFFVARVEVASPLPGLTLSAEAVAAAEPVAVE, from the coding sequence GTGACGGTGGAGGCGGCGTTCGCGATCGCGTCCATCGTCGCGGTGATCGTGGTGTGTATCGGTGCGATCGTGTCGGTCACCATGCACATCGGCTGTGTCGATGCGGCGAGGGAAGCAGCTCGATTAGCGGCCAGAGGTGATGGGGCCCGTGCTGTCTCGGTAGGGGAGAGGGTCGCGCCGGAGGGGGCTCTGGTGACGGTGAGGGAGGATGGCGAGTTCTTCGTCGCGCGGGTGGAGGTGGCGAGTCCGCTACCGGGCTTGACGTTGTCGGCCGAGGCGGTTGCTGCTGCGGAACCGGTTGCAGTGGAATGA
- a CDS encoding Rv3654c family TadE-like protein, with protein sequence MRLRDDEGGATVLAALAISALIAVVVMVMHVGSAVGARHQAQSAADLAALAGAGALDRGVADACESARSVASRMSTDLRKCTIDEWDVIVTVGQPVFLGRFGMSDAIASARAGPG encoded by the coding sequence ATGAGGTTGCGCGACGACGAGGGTGGCGCGACGGTGTTGGCGGCGCTGGCGATATCGGCGTTGATCGCCGTCGTGGTGATGGTGATGCACGTCGGTTCGGCGGTGGGTGCTCGTCATCAGGCGCAGTCTGCGGCCGATCTCGCGGCGTTGGCCGGGGCGGGGGCACTGGATCGTGGGGTGGCCGACGCTTGCGAGTCGGCGCGATCAGTGGCGAGCAGGATGTCGACTGATTTGCGGAAGTGCACGATCGACGAGTGGGACGTGATCGTGACGGTGGGTCAGCCGGTGTTCCTGGGTCGCTTCGGAATGTCCGACGCCATCGCCTCGGCTCGGGCGGGTCCGGGTTGA
- a CDS encoding alpha-hydroxy acid oxidase gives MPITRQLPNPSDLRDLISFKKPDLNLRRRRLNAALTIDDLRTIARRRTPRAAFDYTDGAADAEISLSRARQAFRDVEFHPSILRDVSHVDTSTTVFGGPSALPFGIAPTGFTRLMQTEGEYAGSAAAGAAGIPFCLSTLGTTSIEDVKATNANGRNWFQLYVMRDRDISFGLVERAAKAGFDTLLFTVDTPVAGARLRDKRNGFSIPPQLTASTIANAIPRPWWWWDFLTTAKLEFASLSSTGGTVGELLNSAMDPSISFDDLDVIRDIWPGKLVVKGVQSVADSARLAELGVDGIILSNHGGRQLDRAPVPFHLLPQVVREVGSDFEVAVDTGIMHGADIVASIAMGASFTLVGRAYLYGLMAGGREGVDRMIDILREEIVRTMQLLQVNSLVELTPEHVTQLTRLAPLQSGARTFPPR, from the coding sequence ATGCCCATCACCCGGCAGCTACCCAACCCCTCCGATCTCCGTGACCTCATATCGTTCAAGAAGCCCGATCTGAATCTGCGTCGACGACGCCTGAACGCCGCTCTCACCATCGACGATCTTCGTACCATCGCCCGCCGTCGCACCCCTCGCGCGGCATTCGACTACACCGACGGTGCCGCTGACGCCGAGATCTCGCTGTCGCGGGCTCGTCAGGCCTTCCGCGACGTCGAATTCCATCCCTCGATCCTGCGGGACGTCTCCCACGTCGACACCTCGACGACGGTGTTCGGTGGGCCTTCCGCGCTCCCGTTCGGCATCGCCCCGACTGGATTCACCCGCCTGATGCAGACCGAGGGCGAATACGCCGGTTCTGCAGCCGCCGGCGCTGCGGGAATTCCGTTCTGCCTCTCGACCCTGGGCACCACGTCGATCGAGGACGTCAAGGCCACCAACGCGAATGGGCGAAACTGGTTCCAGCTCTACGTCATGCGAGATCGTGACATCTCGTTCGGGCTGGTCGAACGCGCAGCAAAGGCAGGCTTCGACACACTCCTGTTCACGGTCGACACACCGGTCGCCGGAGCTCGCCTACGAGACAAGCGAAACGGGTTCTCCATCCCGCCGCAGTTGACCGCGTCGACGATCGCCAACGCCATTCCGCGTCCGTGGTGGTGGTGGGATTTCCTCACCACGGCCAAGCTCGAGTTCGCGTCGTTGTCTTCCACCGGCGGCACGGTCGGAGAGCTGCTCAATTCAGCGATGGATCCATCGATCTCGTTCGACGATCTCGACGTCATCCGTGACATCTGGCCCGGCAAGCTCGTCGTCAAAGGTGTTCAGTCTGTGGCAGATTCGGCCCGTCTGGCCGAACTGGGAGTCGACGGGATCATTCTGTCGAACCATGGAGGTCGACAACTCGATCGCGCTCCCGTTCCCTTCCACCTGTTGCCTCAGGTCGTTCGCGAAGTCGGCTCCGACTTCGAGGTAGCCGTCGACACAGGCATCATGCATGGTGCCGATATCGTCGCCTCCATCGCGATGGGTGCGTCGTTCACGCTCGTCGGCCGGGCCTACCTGTACGGCCTGATGGCCGGGGGTCGCGAGGGCGTCGACCGCATGATCGACATCCTGCGCGAGGAAATCGTGCGCACCATGCAACTGCTGCAGGTCAATTCACTCGTGGAACTGACTCCGGAGCACGTCACCCAGCTCACCCGGCTCGCCCCTCTGCAATCAGGTGCGCGCACCTTCCCGCCACGCTGA
- a CDS encoding FAS1-like dehydratase domain-containing protein, with protein MTVIDQPTDLSPAAVPTIADKVGCHYRPPHDYEVGREQIREFARSVHDDHPAHRLEIAAAALGYATLIAPVTFVSVIGTRLLPELFAHLLIGYSVSDVLHTDQQILIRRPMQVGDRVSSDLCLESFRQSSGSDVMVTSNTLTDQRGDVLAVTRTTFVARTGGYTDPEIADALHKLMRS; from the coding sequence ATGACGGTGATCGACCAACCAACGGATCTGTCTCCTGCGGCCGTTCCAACCATCGCAGACAAGGTCGGGTGCCACTATCGACCACCGCACGATTACGAGGTCGGTCGCGAACAAATTCGTGAATTCGCCCGTTCCGTCCACGACGACCATCCCGCCCATCGCCTCGAAATCGCGGCCGCTGCGCTCGGCTACGCCACGTTGATCGCTCCGGTCACCTTTGTCAGCGTCATCGGCACCCGATTGCTGCCCGAACTGTTCGCCCACCTGCTGATCGGCTATTCCGTCAGCGACGTTCTACACACAGATCAACAAATCCTGATCCGCCGACCGATGCAGGTCGGCGATCGCGTCAGCTCCGACCTGTGCCTGGAATCGTTTCGGCAATCCTCGGGAAGCGACGTGATGGTCACCAGTAACACCCTCACCGATCAGCGAGGCGACGTACTGGCAGTCACCCGAACGACTTTCGTGGCCCGGACCGGTGGATACACCGATCCAGAGATCGCCGATGCGCTGCACAAGCTGATGCGGAGCTGA